One region of Halomonas huangheensis genomic DNA includes:
- the ald gene encoding alanine dehydrogenase, with product MRIGVPGEIKNHEYRVALTPSGARELVDRGHTVVVQQGAGDGAGFADSAYEAAGASIEADVAALWDGAELILKVKEPQAEEVARLKPEHTLFTYLHLAAEQQLTQGLIDSGATCIAYETISAVQGGLPLLAPMSTVAGRMAVQAGAHSLEKAQGGAGVLLPGVPGVAPARVTVIGGGVVGENAARMALGLGAEVTVLDRSIPRLETLDDRYQGRMKTVFSTADAVEEAARESDLIIGAVLVPGAAAPKLITREMLSLMKPGAVLVDVAIDQGGCFETSRPTTHAEPTYIVDGVVHYCVANMPGAVARTSTQALTNATQPFVVALANKGWRKALQDDIHFAAGLNVHAGKVTYAAVAEAFGMDHVPVATLLN from the coding sequence ATGCGTATTGGCGTGCCTGGAGAAATCAAGAACCACGAGTATCGCGTAGCGCTTACCCCCAGCGGAGCACGGGAGTTGGTGGATCGTGGGCATACCGTTGTTGTCCAGCAGGGTGCTGGTGACGGTGCCGGCTTTGCCGATAGCGCCTATGAAGCTGCCGGTGCATCCATTGAAGCCGATGTGGCCGCGCTGTGGGACGGCGCCGAGCTGATCCTCAAGGTCAAGGAGCCTCAGGCCGAAGAAGTCGCGCGCCTGAAGCCGGAGCATACTCTATTCACTTATCTCCACCTGGCGGCTGAGCAGCAGCTGACTCAAGGCCTGATCGACAGCGGTGCCACCTGCATTGCCTACGAGACGATTAGCGCCGTTCAGGGTGGTTTGCCGCTGTTGGCACCGATGAGCACGGTGGCGGGGCGTATGGCAGTGCAGGCCGGTGCGCATAGCCTCGAAAAGGCCCAGGGTGGTGCTGGTGTGCTGCTGCCCGGGGTGCCCGGCGTAGCGCCGGCGCGAGTGACGGTCATTGGTGGTGGGGTCGTCGGTGAGAATGCCGCACGCATGGCGCTGGGGCTGGGTGCTGAGGTCACGGTACTGGACCGCTCCATACCGCGTCTCGAGACCCTCGATGATCGCTATCAGGGCCGCATGAAGACCGTATTCTCCACCGCGGATGCTGTCGAGGAAGCCGCTCGCGAATCGGACCTGATCATCGGTGCTGTACTGGTGCCTGGGGCTGCTGCGCCAAAGCTGATCACTCGTGAGATGCTGTCGCTGATGAAGCCCGGCGCGGTGCTGGTTGATGTTGCCATCGACCAGGGTGGATGCTTCGAGACCAGCCGACCAACCACTCATGCCGAACCGACCTATATCGTGGATGGTGTGGTGCATTATTGCGTAGCCAACATGCCGGGTGCGGTGGCGCGCACCTCCACCCAGGCGTTGACCAATGCCACTCAGCCATTTGTTGTTGCCCTGGCCAACAAGGGATGGCGCAAGGCGCTGCAGGACGATATCCACTTCGCGGCAGGGCTCAATGTCCATGCTGGCAAGGTGACCTATGCTGCAGTAGCAGAGGCTTTCGGAATGGATCATGTGCCGGTGGCAACTCTGCTGAACTGA
- a CDS encoding NAD-dependent malic enzyme — protein MSKPTKRPLYIPYAGPSLLEMPLLNKGSAFSQRERLQFNLIGLLPQTVEGIDEQVERAYSQYGKCQNDLDRHIYLRAIQDDNETLFFRLVSEHLEEMLPIIYTPTVGQACEEFSNIYRNHRGLFISWPDREHMDDILRSATKDNVKVIVVTDGERILGLGDQGIGGMGIPIGKLSLYTACGGISPANTLPIMLDVGTNNQTLLDDPRYMGWRHPRISQEEYDEFIETFIQAVKRRWPKVLLQFEDFAQANAVPLLERYRDELCCFNDDVQGTAAVCVGTLMAACQARGEGMAQQRVVFVGSGSAGCGIAEMVVVAMMAEGLTEAQARQRVFMVDREGLVTEDQSWLRDFQRRLAQPTSLVDDWEGQSLLEVVSQVKPTVLLGVCGQPGIFTEDVVKAMHAGCRTPLIMPLSNPTRRAEATPEDVLKWTNGEAMVATGSPFDPVEINGRSIPIAQCNNAYIFPGIGLGVVASGARHVTDAMLMAASRALAREAPIVKSGEGSMLPPLSRIREISEAIAFDVAAQAQHEGVALKSDGAKLRQAIQKCCWTPEYRDYRRRAF, from the coding sequence ATGAGCAAACCTACCAAGCGTCCACTCTATATTCCCTATGCGGGCCCTTCATTGCTGGAGATGCCGTTGTTGAACAAGGGCAGCGCGTTCTCCCAGCGGGAGCGTCTGCAGTTCAACCTGATCGGGCTTCTGCCGCAGACTGTCGAAGGTATCGACGAGCAGGTGGAGCGCGCCTACTCCCAGTATGGCAAGTGCCAGAATGATCTGGATCGTCATATTTATCTGCGCGCCATTCAGGATGACAACGAGACGCTGTTCTTCCGTCTCGTGTCAGAACACCTCGAGGAAATGCTGCCGATCATCTATACCCCGACGGTAGGGCAGGCCTGTGAGGAGTTCTCGAACATCTACCGCAACCACCGCGGGTTGTTCATCTCCTGGCCGGATCGCGAGCATATGGATGACATCCTGCGCAGCGCGACCAAGGATAACGTCAAGGTCATCGTGGTCACCGACGGCGAGCGGATCCTCGGTCTGGGTGATCAGGGGATCGGAGGTATGGGAATCCCGATCGGCAAGTTGTCGCTGTACACCGCCTGCGGTGGGATCAGCCCGGCCAATACTCTGCCGATCATGCTCGATGTCGGCACCAACAATCAGACGCTACTCGACGATCCCCGTTACATGGGCTGGCGCCACCCGCGTATCAGCCAGGAGGAGTACGACGAGTTTATCGAGACCTTCATTCAGGCGGTCAAGCGTCGCTGGCCCAAGGTACTGCTGCAGTTCGAAGACTTTGCTCAGGCCAATGCTGTGCCGTTGCTGGAGCGTTATCGTGATGAGCTGTGCTGCTTCAACGATGATGTGCAGGGTACTGCGGCAGTCTGTGTCGGTACGTTGATGGCGGCTTGCCAGGCACGTGGCGAAGGTATGGCTCAGCAGCGAGTGGTTTTTGTTGGCTCGGGGTCTGCCGGCTGTGGTATCGCGGAAATGGTCGTGGTGGCGATGATGGCCGAGGGGCTGACCGAGGCCCAGGCACGGCAGCGCGTATTCATGGTCGACCGCGAAGGGTTGGTCACAGAAGACCAGAGCTGGTTGCGTGACTTCCAGCGTCGCCTGGCTCAGCCCACCAGTCTTGTGGATGACTGGGAAGGTCAGTCACTGCTCGAGGTTGTGAGTCAGGTCAAGCCGACGGTGTTGCTCGGGGTCTGTGGTCAGCCAGGGATCTTTACCGAGGACGTGGTCAAGGCCATGCACGCTGGCTGCAGAACACCGCTGATCATGCCGCTGTCCAACCCCACCAGACGCGCGGAGGCGACGCCGGAAGATGTCCTCAAGTGGACCAACGGCGAAGCCATGGTGGCCACCGGTAGCCCCTTTGATCCGGTTGAAATCAATGGCCGTAGTATTCCGATCGCTCAGTGCAACAACGCTTATATATTCCCGGGTATTGGACTGGGTGTAGTCGCCAGCGGCGCCCGTCATGTTACCGATGCCATGCTGATGGCTGCATCTCGTGCCCTGGCCCGTGAAGCGCCGATCGTCAAGTCCGGTGAAGGTTCGATGCTACCGCCGTTGTCGCGTATCCGTGAGATTTCCGAAGCGATTGCCTTTGATGTCGCGGCCCAGGCGCAGCATGAGGGTGTGGCGCTGAAGAGTGATGGAGCCAAGCTGCGCCAGGCCATTCAGAAGTGCTGCTGGACACCGGAGTATCGTGACTATCGTCGTCGGGCGTTCTAG
- a CDS encoding sensor histidine kinase, with the protein MKIVGVVAGYTLILLTMAIGGALLAFWNVERTTWLTDRMNLAHRSYSAHLRLSAHSYQLFKQFGDAVVIGDQDGGRGEREMIARVLEDISEIRSIIYAEIRLAGEGEREELVVSERIASKLNALIIEFDDLIRSGQSLDPVTRWLRFSSLLDERIDQEFRSLMEGAIREESEEAEAARQALAEGARRIRIIAMVFALMATLLTLAVTIYYRRRVAWPLKRLMLGVEQMRAGDFNRPITVSGRDEVSHISHLINQLASDVDEHRQALERQNARLESAVAERTRELERLLEEARQAERNRRRLLAEVSHELRTPLTIIHGESDVALRGRHTSEGEYREALKRTREVAAHTSALIGDLLFIARQEGGNPSLQCESVDLVVFLKDALSLAPRLVSLDTTLSQAFICGDRLRLRQSVLALLQNARLYGGEYLVVGLQAKGDDFRIAVEDDGPGLSDTDKELVFERFFRGTNAARNYTEGSGLGLPIVRSIARAHGGDAGLYDRDGGGLVVYLDLPRGGAVEVCS; encoded by the coding sequence ATGAAGATAGTGGGGGTCGTCGCTGGCTATACCTTGATTCTGTTGACCATGGCCATCGGTGGTGCGCTGCTGGCTTTCTGGAACGTTGAACGCACGACCTGGCTGACCGACCGCATGAACCTTGCGCACCGCTCCTATAGTGCCCACCTGCGACTATCGGCACACAGCTATCAATTGTTCAAGCAGTTCGGCGATGCGGTGGTGATCGGTGATCAGGATGGAGGGCGTGGGGAGCGCGAGATGATTGCGCGAGTTCTCGAGGACATCAGTGAGATTCGCTCGATCATTTACGCAGAGATTCGTCTGGCAGGAGAAGGAGAGCGCGAGGAGCTGGTTGTCAGTGAAAGGATCGCCAGCAAGCTCAACGCGTTGATCATCGAATTCGATGACTTGATTCGTAGTGGTCAGAGCCTTGACCCGGTAACACGCTGGCTACGTTTCTCGAGCCTGTTGGACGAAAGGATTGATCAGGAGTTTCGTTCGCTCATGGAAGGTGCGATCAGGGAAGAAAGTGAAGAAGCCGAAGCGGCTCGTCAGGCATTGGCGGAAGGTGCGCGGCGAATTCGTATCATCGCCATGGTCTTTGCGTTGATGGCCACGTTGCTGACGTTGGCGGTAACCATCTATTACCGCAGGCGGGTGGCATGGCCGCTGAAGCGCTTGATGCTGGGTGTTGAGCAGATGCGTGCTGGTGACTTCAACCGCCCGATCACGGTATCGGGACGTGATGAAGTTAGTCATATCAGTCACTTGATCAACCAGTTGGCATCAGATGTTGATGAACATCGTCAGGCACTGGAGCGGCAGAACGCGCGCCTCGAAAGCGCCGTCGCCGAGCGTACCAGGGAGCTCGAACGCCTGCTGGAGGAAGCTCGCCAGGCAGAGCGCAACCGTCGGCGACTGCTGGCCGAAGTCAGCCATGAGCTCAGGACGCCGCTGACTATCATCCATGGTGAAAGCGACGTGGCGTTGCGCGGGCGGCATACCTCGGAAGGCGAATATCGTGAGGCGTTGAAGCGCACGCGTGAAGTGGCCGCACACACCTCAGCACTGATCGGGGATCTGTTGTTCATCGCTCGCCAGGAGGGCGGTAACCCGAGTCTCCAGTGCGAGTCCGTTGATCTGGTTGTTTTTCTCAAGGATGCATTGAGCCTGGCGCCGCGGCTGGTGTCACTGGATACCACTTTGTCGCAAGCCTTCATCTGTGGCGATCGTCTGCGTCTGAGGCAGTCAGTGCTGGCACTGCTGCAGAATGCGAGGTTGTACGGTGGTGAATACCTGGTTGTTGGCCTCCAGGCCAAGGGTGACGATTTCCGTATTGCCGTCGAGGATGATGGGCCGGGGCTCAGCGACACCGATAAGGAGCTGGTGTTCGAACGCTTCTTTCGAGGCACCAACGCGGCACGGAATTATACCGAGGGCAGTGGGCTGGGGTTACCGATCGTGCGCTCCATCGCCCGAGCCCATGGTGGTGATGCCGGGTTGTACGACCGCGATGGAGGAGGCCTGGTGGTATATCTGGATTTACCTCGCGGCGGTGCCGTGGAGGTGTGCTCATGA
- a CDS encoding response regulator transcription factor, producing the protein MNILVIEDEDRVADFICRGLRGEGWCATHCGDGESALTMLRDNVFDVVLLDIVLPGITGHEVCSRMRAGEDHTPVLMLTALDATDEKVTGLRRGADDYLSKPFSFDELIARIEALHRRAAAFAPTTTGKGSSAVQFDREALCLRVGGESVTLSTRERDLVVLLLANSGRVLSRERILNSIWGLNTDPMTNTVDVYIARLRKKLGCYAGRITTVRGAGYRYDETPLTASDQPG; encoded by the coding sequence ATGAATATTCTGGTGATTGAGGATGAAGACCGCGTTGCCGATTTCATCTGTCGAGGTTTACGCGGTGAGGGCTGGTGTGCGACACACTGCGGCGATGGCGAAAGCGCACTGACAATGCTCCGTGACAATGTGTTTGACGTCGTGCTGCTGGACATCGTGTTGCCCGGGATCACAGGGCACGAAGTCTGTTCGCGAATGCGTGCGGGCGAGGATCATACGCCGGTGCTGATGCTCACTGCACTGGATGCCACCGACGAAAAGGTCACGGGGCTGCGCCGAGGCGCTGACGATTATCTCTCCAAACCCTTCAGTTTCGATGAGCTGATTGCCCGTATCGAGGCTTTGCATCGCCGTGCCGCGGCATTCGCCCCGACGACGACTGGCAAGGGCAGCAGTGCCGTTCAGTTCGATCGCGAGGCACTGTGCTTGAGGGTCGGCGGTGAAAGTGTGACGCTGTCGACGCGCGAGCGGGATCTGGTGGTGCTGTTGCTGGCCAATAGTGGCCGGGTGCTCAGCCGCGAGCGAATTCTCAATTCCATCTGGGGGCTCAATACAGACCCCATGACCAATACGGTCGATGTCTACATTGCCCGTCTGCGCAAGAAGCTGGGCTGTTACGCAGGTCGAATCACCACTGTGCGTGGCGCTGGCTACCGCTATGATGAAACACCGCTGACCGCTTCAGACCAACCTGGCTGA
- the trpS gene encoding tryptophan--tRNA ligase, whose translation MSAPSASTPSANDDQGQHKTRVLTGITTTGTPHLGNYIGAIKPAIEASLDPNVQSFYFLADLHALIKCQDARRVQESRLEIAATWLALGLDTDNAIFYRQSDIPEIPELTWMMSCVCAKGLMNRAHAYKAAVAENEEAGNQDPDKGVTMGLFGYPVLMAADILMFNANRVPVGRDQVQHIEMARDMAGRFNHLYKDNFFTLPEAVVDERVQVLNGLDGRKMSKSYNNTIPLFVAEKKLLKLVRKIKTNSLEPGEPKDPDTCTLFQIYSAFASAEETRAMRDDYAAGIGWGDAKNRVFEYLNEHLREPRERYQALLEDPAHIEQVLLRGAERAREQAAPLMDRLRVAAGLGRFV comes from the coding sequence ATGTCCGCACCTTCCGCCTCGACCCCTTCGGCCAACGATGATCAGGGCCAGCACAAGACCCGCGTCCTGACCGGCATTACCACGACGGGTACACCACATCTCGGTAATTATATCGGCGCCATCAAGCCGGCTATCGAAGCCAGTCTTGACCCCAACGTACAGTCCTTCTATTTCCTTGCCGACCTGCACGCACTGATCAAGTGTCAGGACGCTCGGCGGGTACAGGAATCACGTCTCGAGATCGCCGCTACCTGGCTGGCACTGGGGCTGGATACCGACAATGCCATCTTCTATCGTCAGTCGGATATTCCTGAAATCCCCGAGCTGACCTGGATGATGTCTTGTGTATGCGCTAAGGGGCTGATGAACCGAGCTCACGCCTACAAGGCGGCGGTAGCCGAGAACGAGGAAGCCGGTAACCAGGATCCGGACAAGGGCGTCACCATGGGCCTGTTCGGCTATCCGGTGCTGATGGCTGCCGACATTCTCATGTTCAACGCCAACCGGGTGCCGGTGGGCCGCGACCAGGTTCAGCACATCGAGATGGCTCGTGACATGGCGGGGCGTTTCAATCACCTCTACAAGGACAATTTCTTCACTTTGCCGGAGGCAGTGGTCGATGAGCGCGTTCAGGTGCTCAACGGGCTCGATGGGCGCAAGATGTCCAAGAGTTACAACAACACTATTCCTCTGTTTGTCGCTGAAAAGAAACTGCTCAAGCTGGTACGCAAGATCAAGACCAACTCACTGGAACCAGGTGAGCCCAAGGATCCTGATACCTGCACCCTGTTCCAGATCTATTCGGCCTTTGCTTCTGCGGAAGAGACTCGGGCAATGCGCGATGATTACGCTGCCGGTATTGGCTGGGGTGATGCCAAGAATCGCGTGTTTGAATATCTCAACGAACATCTGCGTGAACCGCGTGAGCGCTATCAGGCACTGCTCGAGGATCCGGCCCACATCGAGCAGGTATTGTTGCGTGGTGCCGAGCGTGCACGAGAGCAGGCGGCTCCGTTGATGGATAGGTTGCGCGTCGCAGCGGGTCTCGGCCGCTTCGTCTGA